The Chitinophaga niabensis genome segment GGCACTAACACCGCAGCTCGAGTAAAGTATGTAAAGGATGTGCTGGCCCGCTTAAAAGGTCTTGTAGACGGTGTGGTTACCAGCTGGGGTACTTACCGTGCGGACTTTATCAGCAATACGAAAACCAATGTAGGCAGCCCTATCGGTAATATGGTGAACCAGATTGCCTACCAGATGGACCTGCTTAAAGGCCCCCGCATTGGCTGGCCCTTTGGCAAACAGTCCAACGGAACCGTGTTTGCCACCAAGGTAGAAGCATATTTTACGAATAATTCAGTAGCACTGGCTGTAGAAAATATCAACGCCCTGAAGAAAACATACAACGGCGGTGGCAACGGAAAAGGTCTTTCCGATTACCTGGTTGCACTTGGTAAAACAACGTTGAACAACGATATCCTCGCACAGTTCGATCTCGTGTCCACAAAGCTGAGTGCGATCCCGGACCCTTTGTCAACATCCCTTACCACACAAACAGCTGTTGTGGAAGCTGCTTATAAAGAAATCCAAAAACTGCTTACCCTGATAAAAACGGACCTGGCTTCCGCCACTGCAGTTCAAATCACTTTTGTAGATAATGATGGGGACTAAAGCAGGGGAGTCATTTTCTTTCAAAGGCATGTTAAGCGGAGCAGCCTTGAGGTTGCCCGTTTCCATTGCTCCATTGATCACGTTTAGGATCGTATTCGGTTTATTAATGTTCTTAAGCCTGGTCCGTTTCTGGTACCGGGGATGGATCACCTCCGTTTATGTTACCCCCGGTTTTCATTTTACCTATATGGGTTTTGAGTGGGTGCGTCCTTTGGGGGACTTAGGCATGCACCTGCTTTTTCTGGCCATCATTATATGCACCCTGCTTATTACGCTGGGGCTTTTCTACAGGGTAGCTGCCATCATCTTCTTTATAGGTTTTACTTATGTGGAACTGCTGGATGTAACCACCTATCTCAACCATTACTATTTTATCAGCCTGGTGGCCTTCCTGATGATCTGGCTTCCTGCAAACAGGGATTATTCCCTGGATGTATTACTAAAGCCTGAAAAAAGAAGGAAACTGGTACCTGCATGGACCATCGGTATCATCCGTTTTCAGATGGCGGTGGTATATATCTTCGCCGGTCTGGCGAAACTAAACCCTGACTGGTTGCTGGATGCCCAGCCTATGCGCACATGGCTGCCGGCCAAAACACATTTGCCCATTGTAGGCGCCTATATGTATGAAACATGGGTGGCCTATCTCTTCTCCTGGTTCGGTGCTGTATATGACCTCTTTATTGTGTTCTTTTTATTAAACAGGAAGGCCCGCCCATACGCTTATGCGGTAGTTGTGATCTTTCACGTTGCCACTGCTATCTTTTTCCCCGGTATTGGCATGTTCCCGTATGTGATGATCTCCTGCAGCCTGGTATTTTTCTCCGGCGCATTCCATGAAAAACTGCAACGGTTCTTTCCGTTCTACGATCATAGCTTTAATGATACGCCATATCATTTTAAATATAATTTATCCATCGCGGCAGGGATCTATATATTCCTGCAACTGGTTATTCCCTTAAGGTTTTTATTATATCCCGGTCACCTTTTCTGGCATGAAGAAGGTTACCGTTTCTCCTGGCGTGTGATGTTGATGGAGAAAGCAGGGTCTGCTTACTTCACCGTTAAGGATAAAGATCATTCCATAGAGGTGAACAACGCAGAATTTTTAACACCCCTGCAGGAGAAGATGATGTGTACACAACCGGACCTGATCCTGAAGTATGCACATCACCTGGCAAAAGTATTCGAAGCACGCGGGCTCGTTAA includes the following:
- a CDS encoding imelysin family protein, with the protein product MKKIVFVLAVTVFCACSKSSDKGGETPNAFDKTAMLTNYADNLIIPGYTALQQKLQVLQAASDAFLAAPTIATQATLKTAYTDAQLQYERITSFHFGPAETVLLDIFANFSGSLDYNFNTAGQLTGFSIDSVSIENNISTGTYNLATMSRASFYSQGFPALNYLCFGPNAIAKFGTNTAARVKYVKDVLARLKGLVDGVVTSWGTYRADFISNTKTNVGSPIGNMVNQIAYQMDLLKGPRIGWPFGKQSNGTVFATKVEAYFTNNSVALAVENINALKKTYNGGGNGKGLSDYLVALGKTTLNNDILAQFDLVSTKLSAIPDPLSTSLTTQTAVVEAAYKEIQKLLTLIKTDLASATAVQITFVDNDGD
- a CDS encoding HTTM domain-containing protein yields the protein MMGTKAGESFSFKGMLSGAALRLPVSIAPLITFRIVFGLLMFLSLVRFWYRGWITSVYVTPGFHFTYMGFEWVRPLGDLGMHLLFLAIIICTLLITLGLFYRVAAIIFFIGFTYVELLDVTTYLNHYYFISLVAFLMIWLPANRDYSLDVLLKPEKRRKLVPAWTIGIIRFQMAVVYIFAGLAKLNPDWLLDAQPMRTWLPAKTHLPIVGAYMYETWVAYLFSWFGAVYDLFIVFFLLNRKARPYAYAVVVIFHVATAIFFPGIGMFPYVMISCSLVFFSGAFHEKLQRFFPFYDHSFNDTPYHFKYNLSIAAGIYIFLQLVIPLRFLLYPGHLFWHEEGYRFSWRVMLMEKAGSAYFTVKDKDHSIEVNNAEFLTPLQEKMMCTQPDLILKYAHHLAKVFEARGLVNPGVYGEVYVSLNGERSRLFIDSTINLAETPVSWKHYNWVLPYRN